From Lolium perenne isolate Kyuss_39 chromosome 5, Kyuss_2.0, whole genome shotgun sequence, a single genomic window includes:
- the LOC127302383 gene encoding beta-glucosidase 32 isoform X1: MFGASLSDRMRSLIWPRSDVDPGAETMALLLFSLFRFLCLAALQRDAAALTRHDFPDGFIFGAGTSAYQVEGAAAEDGRKPSIWDTFTHQGYSPDKSTGDIAADQYHHYKDDVKLMHKMGLDAYRFSIAWPRLIPDGRGEINPKGLEYYNNLIDELILHGIQPHVTIYHLDLPQCLQDEYNGLLSPRFIDDYTAYANTCFKSFGDRVKHWVTVNEPNIETISGFDDGTLPPRRCSYPFGASCTGGNSTTEPYIAAHHLLLAHASAVSLYRDTYQVTQKGHIGITLLGLWYEAATNTLQDAAAASRMNDFHIGWFMYPLVYGDYPPLMRSRASGRMPGLTVEQSKKLSGSFDFIGFNHYPDIRARADNSAFNLEQRDYYADAAVILDPLADIQEGYAEPPCALGKLLEHLKVKYGNPPVMIHENGYGDIPKIPSKIGYDDDYRSEFLQNYLEVLYLSIRNGSDVRGYFVWSFLDVFEILYGNVRRFGLFGVDMNSKERTRYMRNSARWYSGFLNGGELRPMSPSWKAYGAA; this comes from the exons atgTTTGGTGCGTCCTTATCAGATAGGATGAGAAGCCTTATATGGCCAAGATCAGACGTGGATCCAGGTGCTGAGACTATGGCGCTGCTGCTGTTCTCTCTCTTCCGCTTCCTCTGCCTCGCAGCCTTGCAGAGAGACGCCGCCGCGCTCACCCGCCACGACTTCCCCGACGGCTTCATCTTCGGCGCCGGCACCTCGGCTTACCAG GTGGAAGGGGCGGCTGCAGAAGATGGAAGGAAGCCAAGCATCTGGGACACCTTCACACATCAAG GTTATTCCCCTGATAAATCCACCGGGGATATTGCCGCAGATCAGTATCATCATTATAAG gATGATGTAAAACTTATGCACAAGATGGGTTTAGATGCGTACAGATTCTCCATTGCGTGGCCGCGGCTTATTCCAG ATGGAAGAGGAGAAATCAATCCGAAGGGCTTGGAGTACTACAACAACTTAATAGATGAATTGATACTACATG GCATACAGCCTCATGTGACAATCTACCATTTAGATCTCCCTCAGTGTCTTCAGGACGAATACAACGGACTACTCAGCCCCAGATTTAT AGACGATTACACTGCATACGCGAACACCTGCTTCAAGAGCTTTGGGGACAGGGTGAAGCATTGGGTCACCGTCAATGAGCCCAACATCGAGACTATAAGTGGCTTTGACGACGGCACGCTCCCACCACGGCGCTGCTCCTATCCGTTCGGCGCGAGTTGCACTGGAGGGAACTCCACAACCGAACCTTACATAGCCGCTCACCATCTCCTGCTTGCACATGCCTCGGCAGTATCACTGTATAGAGACACCTACCAG GTAACTCAAAAAGGACATATAGGAATTACCCTCTTGGGCTTGTGGTATGAGGCTGCTACCAATACATTGCAGGATGCAGCTGCCGCAAGCAGGATGAATGACTTCCACATTGGATG GTTCATGTATCCTTTGGTGTATGGTGATTATCCACCATTAATGAGGAGCAGGGCCAGTGGACGGATGCCAGGTTTGACAGTGGAGCAGTCGAAGAAACTGTCCGGATCGTTCGACTTCATCGGCTTCAACCACTACCCTGATATTCGAGCACGAGCCGACAATAGCGCCTTCAATCTGGAGCAGAGGGACTACTACGCCGACGCAGCCGTAATTTTAG atccgcTTGCAGATATTCAAGAG GGCTACGCTGAGCCTCCTTGTGCTTTAGGGAAGCTACTGGAGCACCTGAAAGTCAAGTACGGAAATCCTCCAGTCATGATCCATGAAAACG GATACGGAGACATCCCCAAGATCCCTAGCAAGATCGGGTATGATGATGACTATAGATCAGAGTTCCTGCAAAATTACTTGGAAGTTCTATACCTGTCCATACG GAACGGATCGGATGTACGGGGATACTTTGTATGGTCATTTCTCGATGTGTTTGAAATCCTCTATGGCAATGTCAGGCGCTTCGGCCTGTTTGGCGTCGACATGAACTCCAAAGAGAGGACGAGGTACATGAGGAACTCTGCCCGCTGGTACTCTGGCTTCCTCAATGGCGGCGAACTGCGGCCGATGTCGCCTTCCTGGAAAGCCTATGGTGCCGCATGA
- the LOC127302383 gene encoding beta-glucosidase 32 isoform X2: protein MFGASLSDRMRSLIWPRSDVDPGAETMALLLFSLFRFLCLAALQRDAAALTRHDFPDGFIFGAGTSAYQVEGAAAEDGRKPSIWDTFTHQGYSPDKSTGDIAADQYHHYKDDVKLMHKMGLDAYRFSIAWPRLIPDGRGEINPKGLEYYNNLIDELILHGIQPHVTIYHLDLPQCLQDEYNGLLSPRFIDDYTAYANTCFKSFGDRVKHWVTVNEPNIETISGFDDGTLPPRRCSYPFGASCTGGNSTTEPYIAAHHLLLAHASAVSLYRDTYQVTQKGHIGITLLGLWYEAATNTLQDAAAASRMNDFHIGWFMYPLVYGDYPPLMRSRASGRMPGLTVEQSKKLSGSFDFIGFNHYPDIRARADNSAFNLEQRDYYADAAVILDPLADIQEGYAEPPCALGKLLEHLKVKYGNPPVMIHENGYGDIPKIPSKIGNGSDVRGYFVWSFLDVFEILYGNVRRFGLFGVDMNSKERTRYMRNSARWYSGFLNGGELRPMSPSWKAYGAA from the exons atgTTTGGTGCGTCCTTATCAGATAGGATGAGAAGCCTTATATGGCCAAGATCAGACGTGGATCCAGGTGCTGAGACTATGGCGCTGCTGCTGTTCTCTCTCTTCCGCTTCCTCTGCCTCGCAGCCTTGCAGAGAGACGCCGCCGCGCTCACCCGCCACGACTTCCCCGACGGCTTCATCTTCGGCGCCGGCACCTCGGCTTACCAG GTGGAAGGGGCGGCTGCAGAAGATGGAAGGAAGCCAAGCATCTGGGACACCTTCACACATCAAG GTTATTCCCCTGATAAATCCACCGGGGATATTGCCGCAGATCAGTATCATCATTATAAG gATGATGTAAAACTTATGCACAAGATGGGTTTAGATGCGTACAGATTCTCCATTGCGTGGCCGCGGCTTATTCCAG ATGGAAGAGGAGAAATCAATCCGAAGGGCTTGGAGTACTACAACAACTTAATAGATGAATTGATACTACATG GCATACAGCCTCATGTGACAATCTACCATTTAGATCTCCCTCAGTGTCTTCAGGACGAATACAACGGACTACTCAGCCCCAGATTTAT AGACGATTACACTGCATACGCGAACACCTGCTTCAAGAGCTTTGGGGACAGGGTGAAGCATTGGGTCACCGTCAATGAGCCCAACATCGAGACTATAAGTGGCTTTGACGACGGCACGCTCCCACCACGGCGCTGCTCCTATCCGTTCGGCGCGAGTTGCACTGGAGGGAACTCCACAACCGAACCTTACATAGCCGCTCACCATCTCCTGCTTGCACATGCCTCGGCAGTATCACTGTATAGAGACACCTACCAG GTAACTCAAAAAGGACATATAGGAATTACCCTCTTGGGCTTGTGGTATGAGGCTGCTACCAATACATTGCAGGATGCAGCTGCCGCAAGCAGGATGAATGACTTCCACATTGGATG GTTCATGTATCCTTTGGTGTATGGTGATTATCCACCATTAATGAGGAGCAGGGCCAGTGGACGGATGCCAGGTTTGACAGTGGAGCAGTCGAAGAAACTGTCCGGATCGTTCGACTTCATCGGCTTCAACCACTACCCTGATATTCGAGCACGAGCCGACAATAGCGCCTTCAATCTGGAGCAGAGGGACTACTACGCCGACGCAGCCGTAATTTTAG atccgcTTGCAGATATTCAAGAG GGCTACGCTGAGCCTCCTTGTGCTTTAGGGAAGCTACTGGAGCACCTGAAAGTCAAGTACGGAAATCCTCCAGTCATGATCCATGAAAACG GATACGGAGACATCCCCAAGATCCCTAGCAAGATCGG GAACGGATCGGATGTACGGGGATACTTTGTATGGTCATTTCTCGATGTGTTTGAAATCCTCTATGGCAATGTCAGGCGCTTCGGCCTGTTTGGCGTCGACATGAACTCCAAAGAGAGGACGAGGTACATGAGGAACTCTGCCCGCTGGTACTCTGGCTTCCTCAATGGCGGCGAACTGCGGCCGATGTCGCCTTCCTGGAAAGCCTATGGTGCCGCATGA
- the LOC127302383 gene encoding beta-glucosidase 32 isoform X5: MFGASLSDRMRSLIWPRSDVDPGAETMALLLFSLFRFLCLAALQRDAAALTRHDFPDGFIFGAGTSAYQVEGAAAEDGRKPSIWDTFTHQGYSPDKSTGDIAADQYHHYKDDVKLMHKMGLDAYRFSIAWPRLIPDGRGEINPKGLEYYNNLIDELILHGIQPHVTIYHLDLPQCLQDEYNGLLSPRFIDDYTAYANTCFKSFGDRVKHWVTVNEPNIETISGFDDGTLPPRRCSYPFGASCTGGNSTTEPYIAAHHLLLAHASAVSLYRDTYQVTQKGHIGITLLGLWYEAATNTLQDAAAASRMNDFHIGWFMYPLVYGDYPPLMRSRASGRMPGLTVEQSKKLSGSFDFIGFNHYPDIRARADNSAFNLEQRDYYADAAVILDPLADIQEGYAEPPCALGKLLEHLKVKYGNPPVMIHENGTDRMYGDTLYGHFSMCLKSSMAMSGASACLAST, translated from the exons atgTTTGGTGCGTCCTTATCAGATAGGATGAGAAGCCTTATATGGCCAAGATCAGACGTGGATCCAGGTGCTGAGACTATGGCGCTGCTGCTGTTCTCTCTCTTCCGCTTCCTCTGCCTCGCAGCCTTGCAGAGAGACGCCGCCGCGCTCACCCGCCACGACTTCCCCGACGGCTTCATCTTCGGCGCCGGCACCTCGGCTTACCAG GTGGAAGGGGCGGCTGCAGAAGATGGAAGGAAGCCAAGCATCTGGGACACCTTCACACATCAAG GTTATTCCCCTGATAAATCCACCGGGGATATTGCCGCAGATCAGTATCATCATTATAAG gATGATGTAAAACTTATGCACAAGATGGGTTTAGATGCGTACAGATTCTCCATTGCGTGGCCGCGGCTTATTCCAG ATGGAAGAGGAGAAATCAATCCGAAGGGCTTGGAGTACTACAACAACTTAATAGATGAATTGATACTACATG GCATACAGCCTCATGTGACAATCTACCATTTAGATCTCCCTCAGTGTCTTCAGGACGAATACAACGGACTACTCAGCCCCAGATTTAT AGACGATTACACTGCATACGCGAACACCTGCTTCAAGAGCTTTGGGGACAGGGTGAAGCATTGGGTCACCGTCAATGAGCCCAACATCGAGACTATAAGTGGCTTTGACGACGGCACGCTCCCACCACGGCGCTGCTCCTATCCGTTCGGCGCGAGTTGCACTGGAGGGAACTCCACAACCGAACCTTACATAGCCGCTCACCATCTCCTGCTTGCACATGCCTCGGCAGTATCACTGTATAGAGACACCTACCAG GTAACTCAAAAAGGACATATAGGAATTACCCTCTTGGGCTTGTGGTATGAGGCTGCTACCAATACATTGCAGGATGCAGCTGCCGCAAGCAGGATGAATGACTTCCACATTGGATG GTTCATGTATCCTTTGGTGTATGGTGATTATCCACCATTAATGAGGAGCAGGGCCAGTGGACGGATGCCAGGTTTGACAGTGGAGCAGTCGAAGAAACTGTCCGGATCGTTCGACTTCATCGGCTTCAACCACTACCCTGATATTCGAGCACGAGCCGACAATAGCGCCTTCAATCTGGAGCAGAGGGACTACTACGCCGACGCAGCCGTAATTTTAG atccgcTTGCAGATATTCAAGAG GGCTACGCTGAGCCTCCTTGTGCTTTAGGGAAGCTACTGGAGCACCTGAAAGTCAAGTACGGAAATCCTCCAGTCATGATCCATGAAAACG GAACGGATCGGATGTACGGGGATACTTTGTATGGTCATTTCTCGATGTGTTTGAAATCCTCTATGGCAATGTCAGGCGCTTCGGCCTGTTTGGCGTCGACATGA
- the LOC127302383 gene encoding beta-glucosidase 32 isoform X6, which produces MHKMGLDAYRFSIAWPRLIPDGRGEINPKGLEYYNNLIDELILHGIQPHVTIYHLDLPQCLQDEYNGLLSPRFIDDYTAYANTCFKSFGDRVKHWVTVNEPNIETISGFDDGTLPPRRCSYPFGASCTGGNSTTEPYIAAHHLLLAHASAVSLYRDTYQVTQKGHIGITLLGLWYEAATNTLQDAAAASRMNDFHIGWFMYPLVYGDYPPLMRSRASGRMPGLTVEQSKKLSGSFDFIGFNHYPDIRARADNSAFNLEQRDYYADAAVILDPLADIQEGYAEPPCALGKLLEHLKVKYGNPPVMIHENGYGDIPKIPSKIGYDDDYRSEFLQNYLEVLYLSIRNGSDVRGYFVWSFLDVFEILYGNVRRFGLFGVDMNSKERTRYMRNSARWYSGFLNGGELRPMSPSWKAYGAA; this is translated from the exons ATGCACAAGATGGGTTTAGATGCGTACAGATTCTCCATTGCGTGGCCGCGGCTTATTCCAG ATGGAAGAGGAGAAATCAATCCGAAGGGCTTGGAGTACTACAACAACTTAATAGATGAATTGATACTACATG GCATACAGCCTCATGTGACAATCTACCATTTAGATCTCCCTCAGTGTCTTCAGGACGAATACAACGGACTACTCAGCCCCAGATTTAT AGACGATTACACTGCATACGCGAACACCTGCTTCAAGAGCTTTGGGGACAGGGTGAAGCATTGGGTCACCGTCAATGAGCCCAACATCGAGACTATAAGTGGCTTTGACGACGGCACGCTCCCACCACGGCGCTGCTCCTATCCGTTCGGCGCGAGTTGCACTGGAGGGAACTCCACAACCGAACCTTACATAGCCGCTCACCATCTCCTGCTTGCACATGCCTCGGCAGTATCACTGTATAGAGACACCTACCAG GTAACTCAAAAAGGACATATAGGAATTACCCTCTTGGGCTTGTGGTATGAGGCTGCTACCAATACATTGCAGGATGCAGCTGCCGCAAGCAGGATGAATGACTTCCACATTGGATG GTTCATGTATCCTTTGGTGTATGGTGATTATCCACCATTAATGAGGAGCAGGGCCAGTGGACGGATGCCAGGTTTGACAGTGGAGCAGTCGAAGAAACTGTCCGGATCGTTCGACTTCATCGGCTTCAACCACTACCCTGATATTCGAGCACGAGCCGACAATAGCGCCTTCAATCTGGAGCAGAGGGACTACTACGCCGACGCAGCCGTAATTTTAG atccgcTTGCAGATATTCAAGAG GGCTACGCTGAGCCTCCTTGTGCTTTAGGGAAGCTACTGGAGCACCTGAAAGTCAAGTACGGAAATCCTCCAGTCATGATCCATGAAAACG GATACGGAGACATCCCCAAGATCCCTAGCAAGATCGGGTATGATGATGACTATAGATCAGAGTTCCTGCAAAATTACTTGGAAGTTCTATACCTGTCCATACG GAACGGATCGGATGTACGGGGATACTTTGTATGGTCATTTCTCGATGTGTTTGAAATCCTCTATGGCAATGTCAGGCGCTTCGGCCTGTTTGGCGTCGACATGAACTCCAAAGAGAGGACGAGGTACATGAGGAACTCTGCCCGCTGGTACTCTGGCTTCCTCAATGGCGGCGAACTGCGGCCGATGTCGCCTTCCTGGAAAGCCTATGGTGCCGCATGA
- the LOC127302383 gene encoding beta-glucosidase 32 isoform X4 codes for MALLLFSLFRFLCLAALQRDAAALTRHDFPDGFIFGAGTSAYQVEGAAAEDGRKPSIWDTFTHQGYSPDKSTGDIAADQYHHYKDDVKLMHKMGLDAYRFSIAWPRLIPDGRGEINPKGLEYYNNLIDELILHGIQPHVTIYHLDLPQCLQDEYNGLLSPRFIDDYTAYANTCFKSFGDRVKHWVTVNEPNIETISGFDDGTLPPRRCSYPFGASCTGGNSTTEPYIAAHHLLLAHASAVSLYRDTYQVTQKGHIGITLLGLWYEAATNTLQDAAAASRMNDFHIGWFMYPLVYGDYPPLMRSRASGRMPGLTVEQSKKLSGSFDFIGFNHYPDIRARADNSAFNLEQRDYYADAAVILDPLADIQEGYAEPPCALGKLLEHLKVKYGNPPVMIHENGYGDIPKIPSKIGYDDDYRSEFLQNYLEVLYLSIRNGSDVRGYFVWSFLDVFEILYGNVRRFGLFGVDMNSKERTRYMRNSARWYSGFLNGGELRPMSPSWKAYGAA; via the exons ATGGCGCTGCTGCTGTTCTCTCTCTTCCGCTTCCTCTGCCTCGCAGCCTTGCAGAGAGACGCCGCCGCGCTCACCCGCCACGACTTCCCCGACGGCTTCATCTTCGGCGCCGGCACCTCGGCTTACCAG GTGGAAGGGGCGGCTGCAGAAGATGGAAGGAAGCCAAGCATCTGGGACACCTTCACACATCAAG GTTATTCCCCTGATAAATCCACCGGGGATATTGCCGCAGATCAGTATCATCATTATAAG gATGATGTAAAACTTATGCACAAGATGGGTTTAGATGCGTACAGATTCTCCATTGCGTGGCCGCGGCTTATTCCAG ATGGAAGAGGAGAAATCAATCCGAAGGGCTTGGAGTACTACAACAACTTAATAGATGAATTGATACTACATG GCATACAGCCTCATGTGACAATCTACCATTTAGATCTCCCTCAGTGTCTTCAGGACGAATACAACGGACTACTCAGCCCCAGATTTAT AGACGATTACACTGCATACGCGAACACCTGCTTCAAGAGCTTTGGGGACAGGGTGAAGCATTGGGTCACCGTCAATGAGCCCAACATCGAGACTATAAGTGGCTTTGACGACGGCACGCTCCCACCACGGCGCTGCTCCTATCCGTTCGGCGCGAGTTGCACTGGAGGGAACTCCACAACCGAACCTTACATAGCCGCTCACCATCTCCTGCTTGCACATGCCTCGGCAGTATCACTGTATAGAGACACCTACCAG GTAACTCAAAAAGGACATATAGGAATTACCCTCTTGGGCTTGTGGTATGAGGCTGCTACCAATACATTGCAGGATGCAGCTGCCGCAAGCAGGATGAATGACTTCCACATTGGATG GTTCATGTATCCTTTGGTGTATGGTGATTATCCACCATTAATGAGGAGCAGGGCCAGTGGACGGATGCCAGGTTTGACAGTGGAGCAGTCGAAGAAACTGTCCGGATCGTTCGACTTCATCGGCTTCAACCACTACCCTGATATTCGAGCACGAGCCGACAATAGCGCCTTCAATCTGGAGCAGAGGGACTACTACGCCGACGCAGCCGTAATTTTAG atccgcTTGCAGATATTCAAGAG GGCTACGCTGAGCCTCCTTGTGCTTTAGGGAAGCTACTGGAGCACCTGAAAGTCAAGTACGGAAATCCTCCAGTCATGATCCATGAAAACG GATACGGAGACATCCCCAAGATCCCTAGCAAGATCGGGTATGATGATGACTATAGATCAGAGTTCCTGCAAAATTACTTGGAAGTTCTATACCTGTCCATACG GAACGGATCGGATGTACGGGGATACTTTGTATGGTCATTTCTCGATGTGTTTGAAATCCTCTATGGCAATGTCAGGCGCTTCGGCCTGTTTGGCGTCGACATGAACTCCAAAGAGAGGACGAGGTACATGAGGAACTCTGCCCGCTGGTACTCTGGCTTCCTCAATGGCGGCGAACTGCGGCCGATGTCGCCTTCCTGGAAAGCCTATGGTGCCGCATGA
- the LOC139829714 gene encoding beta-glucosidase 32-like translates to MAVLSLMIFRLSISVVVVFAATVLAPKHASALTRHDFPDGFVLGAGTSAYQVEGAAAEDGRKPSIWDTFTHQGYSPDGSTADVSADQYHHYKEDVKLMHDMGLDAYRFSIAWPRLIPDGRGQTNPEGLEYYNNLIDELILHGIQPHVTIYHFDLPQALQDEYGGLLSPRFIEDYTAYAGVCFESFGDRVKHWVTVNEPNIEPIGGYDTGFQPPRRCSYPFGTNCKGGNSSTEPYIVAHHLLLAHASAVSLYREKYKETQGGQIGVTLLGWWHEPATNTAQDAAAATRMTEFHIGWFMHPLVYGDYPPVMRRRVGARLPALTAQESEKVRGAFDFVGFNHYLIMRVRSIETGSSQNPVDYYGDAAVQNPSEDISKSEVETAPWSLRKLLEHLKLSYGNPPVWIHENGYADAAADATGTLSEADYDDDDRAEFLQDYVEALYLSMRNGSDARGYFVWSFLDVFEYLFGYRLRFGLCGVDMGAQARTRYVRNSARWYSGFLRGGELRPVARSQKSDVQ, encoded by the exons ATGGCGGTGCTCTCGCTGATGATCTTCCGCCTCTCCATCTCGGTCGTCGTCGTCTTTGCCGCCACCGTCTTAGCACCGAAGCACGCCTCCGCGCTCACCCGCCACGACTTCCCCGATGGGTTCGTCTTGGGCGCAGGCACCTCGGCTTACCAG GTGGAAGGCGCAGCTGCAGAGGATGGAAGGAAGCCCTCCATCTGGGACACCTTCACCCACCAAG GTTACTCGCCTGATGGATCCACAGCAGACGTTTCGGCAGATCAGTACCATCATTACAAG GAAGATGTAAAGCTTATGCACGACATGGGTCTGGACGCGTACAGATTCTCCATTGCTTGGCCCAGGCTTATTCCAG ATGGAAGAGGACAGACCAACCCAGAGGGCTTGGAGTACTACAACAATCTGATAGATGAGCTGATACTGCACG GAATACAGCCTCATGTCACCATCTACCATTTTGATCTTCCTCAGGCTCTGCAGGACGAGTACGGTGGACTACTTAGCCCCAGATTCAT CGAGGATTACACCGCTTACGCAGGCGTGTGCTTCGAGAGTTTCGGTGACAGGGTGAAGCACTGGGTCACCGTCAACGAGCCAAACATAGAACCCATCGGCGGCTACGACACCGGCTTCCAACCGCCGCGCCGCTGCTCTTACCCATTCGGGACAAACTGCAAGGGAGGAAATTCTTCGACGGAGCCATACATAGTTGCTCACCATCTCCTGCTTGCACACGCTTCAGCAGTGTCCCTGTACAGAGAGAAGTACAAG GAAACTCAAGGAGGGCAGATAGGAGTAACTCTGCTTGGATGGTGGCATGAGCCTGCTACTAACACCGCACAGGATGCAGCTGCTGCTACGAGGATGACTGAATTCCATATTGGATG GTTTATGCATCCTTTGGTGTACGGTGACTACCCTCCGGTGATGAGGAGAAGGGTGGGTGCTCGATTGCCGGCACTGACGGCGCAAGAGTCGGAAAAGGTCCGTGGAGCGTTCGACTTCGTTGGCTTCAACCACTATCTCATTATGCGGGTACGATCCATCGAGACCGGTTCCAGCCAGAACCCGGTGGATTACTACGGCGATGCGGCCGTTCAAA ATCCTTCGGAAGACATATCCAAG AGCGAGGTGGAGACTGCTCCATGGTCTCTGAGGAAACTGCTGGAGCACCTGAAACTGAGCTACGGGAACCCTCCGGTGTGGATCCACGAAAATG GATACGCAGATGCTGCTGCAGATGCTACAGGCACCCTGAGCGAGGCCGATTACGACGACGACGACAGAGCCGAGTTCCTGCAGGATTACGTGGAAGCCCTCTACCTCTCCATGCG GAACGGATCGGACGCGCGCGGATACTTCGTGTGGTCCTTCCTGGACGTGTTCGAGTACCTGTTTGGCTACAGGTTGCGCTTCGGCTTGTGCGGCGTCGACATGGGCGCCCAGGCGAGGACGAGGTACGTCAGGAACTCGGCCCGCTGGTACTCCGGATTCCTCCGTGGCGGTGAGCTCCGGCCGGTTGCTCGCTCCCAGAAATCCGACGTCCAATGA
- the LOC127302383 gene encoding beta-glucosidase 32 isoform X3 has protein sequence MFGASLSDRMRSLIWPRSDVDPGAETMALLLFSLFRFLCLAALQRDAAALTRHDFPDGFIFGAGTSAYQVEGAAAEDGRKPSIWDTFTHQGYSPDKSTGDIAADQYHHYKDDVKLMHKMGLDAYRFSIAWPRLIPDGRGEINPKGLEYYNNLIDELILHGIQPHVTIYHLDLPQCLQDEYNGLLSPRFIDDYTAYANTCFKSFGDRVKHWVTVNEPNIETISGFDDGTLPPRRCSYPFGASCTGGNSTTEPYIAAHHLLLAHASAVSLYRDTYQDAAAASRMNDFHIGWFMYPLVYGDYPPLMRSRASGRMPGLTVEQSKKLSGSFDFIGFNHYPDIRARADNSAFNLEQRDYYADAAVILDPLADIQEGYAEPPCALGKLLEHLKVKYGNPPVMIHENGYGDIPKIPSKIGYDDDYRSEFLQNYLEVLYLSIRNGSDVRGYFVWSFLDVFEILYGNVRRFGLFGVDMNSKERTRYMRNSARWYSGFLNGGELRPMSPSWKAYGAA, from the exons atgTTTGGTGCGTCCTTATCAGATAGGATGAGAAGCCTTATATGGCCAAGATCAGACGTGGATCCAGGTGCTGAGACTATGGCGCTGCTGCTGTTCTCTCTCTTCCGCTTCCTCTGCCTCGCAGCCTTGCAGAGAGACGCCGCCGCGCTCACCCGCCACGACTTCCCCGACGGCTTCATCTTCGGCGCCGGCACCTCGGCTTACCAG GTGGAAGGGGCGGCTGCAGAAGATGGAAGGAAGCCAAGCATCTGGGACACCTTCACACATCAAG GTTATTCCCCTGATAAATCCACCGGGGATATTGCCGCAGATCAGTATCATCATTATAAG gATGATGTAAAACTTATGCACAAGATGGGTTTAGATGCGTACAGATTCTCCATTGCGTGGCCGCGGCTTATTCCAG ATGGAAGAGGAGAAATCAATCCGAAGGGCTTGGAGTACTACAACAACTTAATAGATGAATTGATACTACATG GCATACAGCCTCATGTGACAATCTACCATTTAGATCTCCCTCAGTGTCTTCAGGACGAATACAACGGACTACTCAGCCCCAGATTTAT AGACGATTACACTGCATACGCGAACACCTGCTTCAAGAGCTTTGGGGACAGGGTGAAGCATTGGGTCACCGTCAATGAGCCCAACATCGAGACTATAAGTGGCTTTGACGACGGCACGCTCCCACCACGGCGCTGCTCCTATCCGTTCGGCGCGAGTTGCACTGGAGGGAACTCCACAACCGAACCTTACATAGCCGCTCACCATCTCCTGCTTGCACATGCCTCGGCAGTATCACTGTATAGAGACACCTACCAG GATGCAGCTGCCGCAAGCAGGATGAATGACTTCCACATTGGATG GTTCATGTATCCTTTGGTGTATGGTGATTATCCACCATTAATGAGGAGCAGGGCCAGTGGACGGATGCCAGGTTTGACAGTGGAGCAGTCGAAGAAACTGTCCGGATCGTTCGACTTCATCGGCTTCAACCACTACCCTGATATTCGAGCACGAGCCGACAATAGCGCCTTCAATCTGGAGCAGAGGGACTACTACGCCGACGCAGCCGTAATTTTAG atccgcTTGCAGATATTCAAGAG GGCTACGCTGAGCCTCCTTGTGCTTTAGGGAAGCTACTGGAGCACCTGAAAGTCAAGTACGGAAATCCTCCAGTCATGATCCATGAAAACG GATACGGAGACATCCCCAAGATCCCTAGCAAGATCGGGTATGATGATGACTATAGATCAGAGTTCCTGCAAAATTACTTGGAAGTTCTATACCTGTCCATACG GAACGGATCGGATGTACGGGGATACTTTGTATGGTCATTTCTCGATGTGTTTGAAATCCTCTATGGCAATGTCAGGCGCTTCGGCCTGTTTGGCGTCGACATGAACTCCAAAGAGAGGACGAGGTACATGAGGAACTCTGCCCGCTGGTACTCTGGCTTCCTCAATGGCGGCGAACTGCGGCCGATGTCGCCTTCCTGGAAAGCCTATGGTGCCGCATGA